Within the Halobaculum limi genome, the region CGCATACGTTCTGGGGTCGATCCTCGTCGCAACATAAGTGATACAATGAGCCAACAAGAGACCACCTCCCACGATTCAGCCGACGTCGAGAACAGTACAAACAACTCGGCGACAGCCGATGCCTCACAACCTTCCGCGCCTGCTCACCCAGCGTCAGTGCAAACAAACCCGACAATAAAGCCGACGCTGATAGCGCTAGGCCTTGCAATCGTGGTGGTGCTCGCCATAGTTGGGGTAATCTTGAGTAATCAACGCGCGCTTGGTGGGCAAAGTATTGCTGAAATTGCGGCGCAGGTCGTTGCGATCGTTGGACTATTAATTGGCTTACGGCTGTTACTTCGGATCTTCATTTTGACTCGAACAACATATTCGGTGAACACAGAGCGGATTCAGCGGAAATACACGCTGTTCCTCCGGACAAGTAAACGTGAGGTCCCAATACAGATGGTTCGCAGTAGCCAACTCGAACAAAGTCGCATCCAGAAAATCCTCGGCTATGGGTCGATTCGCGTGAATGAAGGATTGGGTGGAATTCGGCTCGAACACGTCGAAAACCCGCATGAGGTCCAGGACGTGATTTCTACACACTCCGTCGACGAGCCGGCCACTGTGTGACCGCAGGTTGCCTGGTTAAATCCTGAGTGCAGTGTGGATGAACTGTTGTCGTTGGCCCCACCACCAGTGGCCGAATCAGCGTTCACTCATAGGTGACGCTGTTGCCGATCGTTTGCTCTGCGGTGGTAGTGATCACTCCACCTCCTTGAGCTGCTGCAGCAACTCCATATCCACGTTGAAGATCGGCTGAGAGTGTTGGGTTGCCCGACGCCATTGTGAGCGCAGTCAGTGTCTCTGACCGGTCTACAGCCCAAATCGTCTCACCGTGCGGCTCGACGGCAATGACCGTATCATCAAGTTGGGTTCGCCAGCGTTGTTCACCCGTTCCAGCATCAACAGCATAGACGCCGTTATCCCGCGAACCAAGAATAACAGTGTTGTCGTGATACGCAAATCGCGTTGGAGAGTCGAATGGCTGGAAGTGCCAACGAAAATCGCCAGCGTGTGAGACTGAAACGACACCATCCCGTGTGGGCACATACAGGCCAGCCGAATCTGAGTGGAGTCGCTTCGTGTTGTATGCCGGTCGGTCAGAGGGACGATCCCAAATCCCGTCACCGAGGTTTGGCTCCCAGTCGATCTGAGTACCTGATTCAATATCATATGCTTCTAACTGATTTACTGTCCGCAAGTAGAGGCGCTCATTGTGGAGGGTAGTCGACGAGACTGGGTCACCGTTTGCAGTCTCAATTGTCCATACTTCCTCACCAGCCCGAGTCAGCCCATAGAGGTATGTCGGCTTGAACTCTGAGTTCGAAGAGTCGCCAACAGTAACGCCATCGGATTCACCTGTGCCAACGACCACTCGGTTTGCTTCTGTACTGATGAGTGGAATCGTTGTCAGGGTGCGGTCTCCAGTGAATGACCACTGAAGTGTCCCATCTGTATTATTGAGAGCGTACAGTGTGCCATCAGCTGCCGGGACATAGACACGCTGAGACGTTGTAGCCGGTCGTGTCTCAACAGGTCCTGTCTGGTGCTGCCACTGGCTTGTCCCATCGCCAGACCGAATCGCAGTAACCCCTTTCTGGCCAGCAACAACCACCGTCTTTCCATCTGGGGAAATCGTCGGAATTCCACGACTCACCTGTGCCTTCCACACTGTTGAGAGAGCAACTGGGTGGCCCCGCTGGGTTTGTTTGGCTCTCTGCGTGAGTGTCTCTGAAGATTGTGAGTGTACTGTTCGATCCCCACCAGCTGATGGCGATGACTCAACCTGGGCACGTAGACAGCCTGTCGTACCCAACGTCAGCCCAGCAGCGAGCAGGGTTCGACGTGTCAACTTCCGTGACGAGGATCCGTCTGGAGAGCTAGTATCGTCCGTCATTGTCGCTCTACAGCGCGAACCCGAGCATCTTCTGTCGTTAGAAACACGCTTGAGTCAGATACCGCTAATTCACCTGTCAAATCTGCGTCACCGAGGGAACCAAGCTCGGAGGTGGTGTATTCACCGCTGGGGATCTCGAGCGTGTACAATTGGTCATCCTCATAAAATTGGAGACGACTTTCATCAGTCGTATTTGGTCCGTATGCCCGAACGCTTTCTCCAGTTTGCCAGACTGAGTTGCCAGTGCTCATATCTCGCCCCTGTAGCCCAAGATCACTACTCCCAACTGCCACGACACCATCTGCTGCTCCGTGAACATAGCTCACGTTTAGTGATTCTTCAGCCTGGATTGTTCCGCTTCGGGCATCGATAAACAGCGCTTGTGCCCCATCAGTTGCAAAACAGAGCCCTTCCGAAACTGCGACACCGAGACGCTCGCGGTCTCTGTCAGGATTTCGCTTGAAGTACCACAACTCTTCACCGGTCTCCGCATCATACCCACCAAATGCCCACGGTGGGTCGCCAAATTTCTCTTCAGGATTATATGCTACGCACACCGTCTCGCCATCCGTCGCAATCTCTACACCTGAGAGGTCATTCTCCACCGTCCAGAGGGCGGTACCTGTCACTGGGTCTAGTGCACGAAGTCCGTGTGGGAAGAGTGATTGATATACAGTCTTAGTCGTAGATACTTGTGCCCGAATCCCACTACCGTACCCTGTCTCATTGAATACTGTCGATCCGTCAGTAAGCCGTACACCAAGTACCTCATCTGCTCCGGAAGCGACGACAACGCCATTGCAAACGGTGAGTGCTTTATCAAGTTCGTTCGTTGTCTCTGCAGTCCACTGCTCGGTCCCATCACCCGTGTTTAGCGCGTAGAGATGTCTATCAACACTCGTGGCAAACACGAGACCGTCCTTGTGTACAGGTCCAGCGATGAACGGGGCATTTGCCCTGAAAGCCCACAATGTCCCTTCCGGAAGTTCAGGGGTAGCAGTCTCTTCTGCTGGAGTGGATTCTTGAGACGGGGGTTGTGTCGATGCTGTTGCTGCCTGGGTCGTCGCTTGCTCGGACGATTGAGTTGTGGTACTCTCCTGTGATTGGCTGAAATTCAGACAGCCTGTGAACGGTATCGTTGTTGCTAGTGCTGCTAAGTACCGACGCCGGTTCATTACTGGAGTGTAATTCGTGTCATATTTTAGCTATTGTTATTGTTTTTGTTGATAGCACCGCGAATAGAATTAGGGCGGGTGATAAACCGATGGTCAAATCTTATACGCGTTTTCCTTCCTGTAGAACCAAGCTCAGAGATTTTGAACACCAGTTCCAACTTGATAATTCAGTATGTCTCTCTATAGCTACAGGAATAAGAAAGAGACAGCTCTGCACTATCGAAGGGTCATATCATTCATCAGGTGGATGGTCGGTCGTAGCCACAGTCTCCCAGCGAAGATTCGGTTGTCTTCGGCTCGACCTGTTTGAGGTCTTCCGCCCGTGCACGAAGCGTGACAGCTGTGACCCCTGCAGCAGCGGCAATTTCGTGTTGTGTAATCGATTGACTGAACTCACAGACTGCTACATACAGGCATCCCGCAGCAATCCCCGCGGGGTTGCAGCCTGACCCGGCTTTCACCGCACGTAACGCCGAAATGAGTTCACCAGCACGTGCACGTACATCATCAGCGATCTCGAGTGTACTAGCCACCCGTGTGAGCGTCTCTTCGGGCCTGGGTGGTGCTGCCTCAAGTTCGAGTTCCTTGTTGAGCACGCGGTATCGCGCATACACGGCCGACTCAGACACGTGTGAATACGAAGCAATCTCTACTACAGAGCGGGAAATTGCACTACAACGGCAGGCCGCATACACACTTGCAGCGGCCATCTCCTCGATAGATCGTCCGGGGATGAGGCTACGGGCTTGTGCCTCGCGGTACACTCGAGAGGCAACTTCTCGCGCCGAACGTGGGAGCTCAAGCGCGCTCGTTAGTCGTGCAATTTCAGAAAGTGCTGTCGCGAGATTCCGTTCAGCCGTCGATGCGAATAACCCTCGACTGTGTTCGCGGCGAAGTCTGCGAAGCTGTCGCCGCTTCCTCGCGGTCAGAAACCCGCCATTCGAATCTCGGGTTCTGCCGATTGCCGTCGAAATCCCACGATCGTGACGCGTCTCAGTTAGTGGTGCACCAACGTGTTCGCGATCCGTCTCGCTGTCAGCGTATGATCGCGGCGTCGCTCCGTGATCGTATCGGTACTCATCGAGGAGGAGGCCACAGGAGAGACACGCCGTTTCACCACCTTCTGTCTGGAGGTGTCCATCGCATTCGGGACATCGCGTTCCTTCTGAGAGGTTGCCGCCCTGTTCGTCGTCGTACTGCTGGTCGTAGTTCGTGTATGCCATCTCGGGTCACACGAGACACATTCTGCATCCCGCACCCGTCAGGGGAGAATAAACAGCCCAGACTGAGGTTGAGGCTTATTCTGGCAGCTCACGCCGCCCAGCGTTCACACACGGCCAGCAGGGGAACCCATCAAGATCTGCACACGCACAGTCTGTTGGTTCATCCGACGCGGAATGTTCACGAGCACCATCGCTCGGGTTGGTACTCTGCTCATCTGCATCGGTACCAGCTACGGTCTTCTCGCCCCCATCCGCAACAACTGGTCGCGCAACGCGCTGTTGGGCAGCTGCAAGGACTGGTCCACGAATTGCGACCGCTACACGGTGCTTGCACGGCCCATCAAAGTTTGCGTCCGCTGGGCACGAACACGTCGCTGGGATACCACCTGCAAGTGAGACTATGTACTCGTGCGCTGCTGGATTCGCGTAGCTTGCGTTCCTGATGCGAACGCCGTTCGCTACAACGTCGAATTCGAATGCTTCGTACGTCGCTCGCTTGAGTACACGCGTCGCTGGTGCGAGCTCTCTGAGTGTGTCTGCTGGCTTCATTTCTATACGAGTGACCTGCGAGAGATCGCCCGCAACCGTCAGGGGCGATAAACAGCTGGGTTACAACTCTACAGTAATACATTGCAGCAAGCTCGTACTGCAGGTATGGATGTAGTTAATAATTAATAATAAATAGTTAGAACCAATATATGTGAATTTAATACAATTTTTGATATTTAATACATTAAACTTATTTTATTTATTAAATAACTCTGGAATATCTGACTATCCTGATAAAAAGAGTTATATCTTTAGCTAGTATTTGTATGATCCGAAGTTGCAATGCGCAGAAATGAATGGGGCAAAAGATACAGTAGCCAGCTCTCGTGTGTACGCTTATGTCAATAGATTCTGCAGTCATCCTTGCGGCCGGAGAAGGCCAACGGCTCAGGCCACTCACAAAATATCGCCCAAAACCGATGCTCCCAGCCGGGAATCGCCCGATTCTTGAGTACGTCTTTGACGCATTGGTTGATGGGGGTATCGACAACCTTCACGTCGTCGTTGGCTATGAGGGAGATCGCGTTCAGGATTACTTCGGCCCCACGTACCGTGATCGAAGTTTAACGTACCATAAACAGGAAAAACAACTTGGGAGCGGACACGCACTGTTACAAGCTCGGGACGCACTTGAGGGCGACTTCCTCGCAGTAAATGGAGATGAAATCGTTGAGGCTGAAACAATTAACGCGGTAGTTAATGCGCACTCAGTTGACGACAGTTGCACGCTCGCTATCGCTGAATCAGCAGAGGCTCCGATGTACGGTGCCGTCATACTTGACGGGGACAGAGTTTCTGAACTAATTGAGAAACCTGGGAGTGGTTCATACCGCTTGCTCAACGCAGGTGTATACGCGTTTGGTCCCAGCTTTTTTTCCGCGCTCGAGAATGCCGACCAGACGAACGGCGAGCTTGCGCTCACTGAAGGGATATCCGACATAATCGACCGTGGTGGACACGTCCGTGGTGTCAAGATTGATGGGCTTCACTCAGAAGTGACGTATCCCTGGGATCTCACCTCTCTCGCGTGTAAGCTTTTAGCAGACGGGCGTATCTCCGAACCAGAGACCGCTCCCGGTCTATATGTCTCGGAATCTGCATCTGTGGCCGATGAAGCTATTCTATACAAACCGGTTGTTATCGGTCCAGATACTGTCGTTGAACCGGGTGCAGTCGTCGGTCCTTACACCGCGATTGGTCAAAACGCATCTGTTGAGGCTGGTGCAGTCGTTCGTCGGACAGTTCTCGACGCAGACACGCGCATAGGCGCAAATGCGACCATCATCGATTCCATCACTGGGCAAGGTGCGGAAATCGGCGCGGGTGTAACTGCTCCCGGTGGGCTTGCTGATGTTCGTGTGAACAACCAGATCCACGAGAACGAACGTCTTGGGTGCGTTCTTGCAGACCGGGCGCACATCCGTGGTGGGGCAACGATTTTGCCTGGGCTGCTTGTTGGGCCAGGCGCGGATATTGGCGTGGGAGTTACACTCCATCGCAGTGTCGACGAAAATACTGAGGTGCAAGGCTAATGTGCGGGATTATCGGCTGCGTCGGCCATCATGACGACACGCTTGATGTTGTGTTGGACGGACTCGAGACGTTGGAATACCGAGGCTATGACTCAGCTGGCGTCGCACTTGTCGATGACTCTATTGATGTGCAGAAGAAGCAGGGACGACTCGAAGCCCTCCGGACAGAGATTGCCAAGCGCGACGTGACTCCGACTGGTGACGTCGGTATCGGCCACACGCGCTGGAGTACGCACGGCCCGCCGACAGACGCTAACGCACACCCACATACGGATGAAGCTGGACAAGTTGCCGTCGTACATAATGGGATCATTGAGAACTATCAGTCGTTACGCGATGAGCTCGAAGCGGAGGGAGTCACCTTCACAAGCGATACTGATACTGAGGTAATCCCGCACCTGTTTGCTGCGTACCTTGAGACGGACCTCAGCACCGAATTGGCATTCCATCGGACGCTCGAACGGATTGACGGAAGCTACGCAATCGCTGCGGTCGTTGCTGGTGATGACCGCATATTCGCAACGCGCAATGACTCGCCACTTGTGCTCGGGATAGGCGAAAACCAGTATTACTTGGCAAGCGACGTCCCGGCGTTTCTTGAATATACGCGTGATGTCGTGTATCTTGATGACGGTGACGTCGCGATCATCGATGCAGACGGATGGGACGTCACCGATGGCGACGGGGAGTCCGTCGACAAAGAGGTCTCGACGGTTACGTGGAGTGCTGAACAAACGGGGAAGAGCGGGTACGAGCATTATATGCTCAAAGAAATTAACGAGCAGCCAACAGCCCTCCGCCAGGGGCTCAGTGGCCGTCTGGACGAGCTTGCTGGAGACATCACCGTCGAAGAACTCGATGATGTTGGCTTCCCGGAGACGGTCCACTTCGTCGCTTGCGGTACTTCCTACCATGCCGCATTGTACGGTGTTGAACTGTTCCGAGAAGTTGGCGTACCCGCACAAGCGTTCTTAGCCAGTGAATATGCAACTGGCCCTGCGCCAATTCCCGAAGATGGCCTTATTGTCGGTGTTACCCAAAGTGGCGAGACTGCTGACACACTCTCTGCGTTACGGGAAGCACAGGGAAGAGGTGCGAAGACGCTTGCGCTGACAAATGTTGTAGGCAGCACAGCTGCGAGAGAGTGCGACCACGCGCTATACATCCGTTCGGGCCCAGAAATCGGTGTCGCAGCAACGAAGACGTTCTCTTCACAGCTTACTGCGTTGAATCTCTTGGCAGAGACAATAGCAGACAACACCCGAGGATCTCGTGACCTTGTTTTAGCGCTTCGTGATGTTCCCAGTGACATCCAACAGGTGCTTGATGAAACGACCGCGGAGGCAATTGTTGACGAGTACGTAGATAACGAGTCATTCTTCTTCATTGGTCGGGGTCTCCACTTCCCGGTTGCACTCGAAGGCGCGCTGAAATTCAAAGAGATAACCTACGAGCACGCTGAAGGATTTGCATCGGGCGAATTGAAGCACGGTCCGCTTGCACTCGTAACGAGCAACACACCGGTGTTCGCGATTGTCACTGGGAACGACGAGCGCGCACGCAAGACAATCGGGAACGTGAAAGAGGTCGAAGCTCGTGACGCACCAGTCATTGCAGTCACGGATGGGCAATCCGACGTGGAGCGATATGCTGACCACGTGCTAGAGATTCCCGAGACACATCAACGGACTGCACCAATGCTCGCAAACGTCCAATTGCAACTCGTTGCCTATCATATGGCGAACCAACTCGGACGGTCTATCGATAAGCCCCGAAACCTCGCGAAAAGCGTGACAGTTGAATAAGAAGCAGTCGCACGAAACTATCTCACTGGATAGGATATTTGTTGGAAGATTTCCAGTGTCAATATTGTCAAAATAAATTGGTGGTATCACTATCCTCTATTCGATGAAATAGAGCAGTATTTTTCCCGACTGCGTAGCGACTATGCATTGATGGAAGACACCAAAGTTCTCATCACAGGGGGAACCGGCTTCATCGGCTCGAATCTCGCCAATACGCTAGCTGAGACCAACGACGTCATCGCCCTCGATAACGGCTATCTCGGCACGCCCGACAACCTCAACGACGACGTCGAGTATGTTGAAGCAGACGTCCTCGATGACGACCTCCCAACTGATGTGGACGTCGTCTTCCACCTTGCGGCACTCTCTTCGCGTCAGATGCTCGAGGAGAATCCTCGACAGGGTGCGCGCGTTAACATTGAAGGCTTCATCAACGTCGTTGAACAGGCGCACGCGGACGGCTGTGATACGATCGTCTACGCTTCAACCTCTTCGGCGTACGGCAGCCGAACTGAGCCATCGCCTGAGGATATGGATCTCGAGGCGTCGACGGGCTATGACGCCTCAATGCTTGGACGCGAACGCTATGCCGAGTACTACAACGACTTCTATGATGACCTCGCCGTCGCCGGTGCACGATTCTTCTCCGTGTATCAGGGCTACGGTGGCAACGAGGGTCATAAAGGGGAATACGCCAACACGGTCTCGCAGTTCACAGATGAGATCGCCAACGGCCAGTCACCGGTGCTGTGGGGTGACGGTTCTCAGACGCGTGACTTCACGCACGTCGATGACATCGTTCGCGGGCTGGAATCGATGGCTGACCATCGCTTGAACGATGTGTACAACCTCGGCACTGGCGAGCCGTACTCGTTCAACGAGATGATCGAACTCATCAATGACGCGCTTGGGACGGACGTCGAACCAGAATACGAGCCGATTCCGTTGGAGAACTACGTCCACGACACCTGTGCCGACATCACGAAGATCCGTGAGGCAACTGGCTGGGAACCACAAATATCGTTTGAAGAGGGCGTCAAGCGGGTGTGCGAGCCGTATCTCGACGAATAGCTAACAAGCTAAGCTTGTTGCTTCTGAGGGGCAGGGCCTCTCCAGTTTGAATGGTCTGCTAGAATCCTAGTAGATAATCGAAACGTACGCACCCTCTCAAGCCATAGTCCTATGCTTCAGCCTCGCCAGACTCGGCGAGCCGTTCCTCGGCTTCGTCGCGATCCTCGGGATACCCAATGTCCATCCGCCATCCATCGAGCGCGATTGCATCGATCGTTCGCCCACTCTTGATCAGGAGGTCAACCGCATCAGAAATTTCATACTCATTACGATTCGAGGGTTGCACCAGATGACAGGCGTGGAAGATCGCGGGCGAGAACGTGTAGAAGCCAGTCATCACAAGATTCGATGGCGGCTCCTCTGGTTTCTCGACGACGTCGACAATCTCACCGTATTTGTTGGTATCGCACACCCCATAGCGTGAGGCTTCTTCCCATTCGACTTCCTCAACGAGGAAGGCCGCATCAGCACGATCTTCGCGCTGTCGTCGGACAACATCGCCGAGGTTGGCCTCGAAGACGTTGTCACCCAGAATCAGCATGAAGTCGTCATCGATGTGCTCTTCCACCGTTAGCAAGGCGTGGGCCAGCCCATTCTGCTCACGCTGGTGGGCATACGTGATGGGGATGCCTTCGTACTCATCGTCATAGTACTCGATGATTTTCTCTTTCATATACCCGACTACAACGATGAGTTCTGACGCACCGAGTTCGATCAGGTTATCGAAACAGTGGGTCAAAATCGGTGCCCCATTGACTTCGACCATCCCCTTGGGCTTGTCTTCAGTC harbors:
- a CDS encoding PH domain-containing protein — encoded protein: MSQQETTSHDSADVENSTNNSATADASQPSAPAHPASVQTNPTIKPTLIALGLAIVVVLAIVGVILSNQRALGGQSIAEIAAQVVAIVGLLIGLRLLLRIFILTRTTYSVNTERIQRKYTLFLRTSKREVPIQMVRSSQLEQSRIQKILGYGSIRVNEGLGGIRLEHVENPHEVQDVISTHSVDEPATV
- a CDS encoding PQQ-binding-like beta-propeller repeat protein, with the translated sequence MTDDTSSPDGSSSRKLTRRTLLAAGLTLGTTGCLRAQVESSPSAGGDRTVHSQSSETLTQRAKQTQRGHPVALSTVWKAQVSRGIPTISPDGKTVVVAGQKGVTAIRSGDGTSQWQHQTGPVETRPATTSQRVYVPAADGTLYALNNTDGTLQWSFTGDRTLTTIPLISTEANRVVVGTGESDGVTVGDSSNSEFKPTYLYGLTRAGEEVWTIETANGDPVSSTTLHNERLYLRTVNQLEAYDIESGTQIDWEPNLGDGIWDRPSDRPAYNTKRLHSDSAGLYVPTRDGVVSVSHAGDFRWHFQPFDSPTRFAYHDNTVILGSRDNGVYAVDAGTGEQRWRTQLDDTVIAVEPHGETIWAVDRSETLTALTMASGNPTLSADLQRGYGVAAAAQGGGVITTTAEQTIGNSVTYE
- a CDS encoding PQQ-binding-like beta-propeller repeat protein; its protein translation is MNRRRYLAALATTIPFTGCLNFSQSQESTTTQSSEQATTQAATASTQPPSQESTPAEETATPELPEGTLWAFRANAPFIAGPVHKDGLVFATSVDRHLYALNTGDGTEQWTAETTNELDKALTVCNGVVVASGADEVLGVRLTDGSTVFNETGYGSGIRAQVSTTKTVYQSLFPHGLRALDPVTGTALWTVENDLSGVEIATDGETVCVAYNPEEKFGDPPWAFGGYDAETGEELWYFKRNPDRDRERLGVAVSEGLCFATDGAQALFIDARSGTIQAEESLNVSYVHGAADGVVAVGSSDLGLQGRDMSTGNSVWQTGESVRAYGPNTTDESRLQFYEDDQLYTLEIPSGEYTTSELGSLGDADLTGELAVSDSSVFLTTEDARVRAVERQ
- a CDS encoding transcription initiation factor IIB is translated as MAYTNYDQQYDDEQGGNLSEGTRCPECDGHLQTEGGETACLSCGLLLDEYRYDHGATPRSYADSETDREHVGAPLTETRHDRGISTAIGRTRDSNGGFLTARKRRQLRRLRREHSRGLFASTAERNLATALSEIARLTSALELPRSAREVASRVYREAQARSLIPGRSIEEMAAASVYAACRCSAISRSVVEIASYSHVSESAVYARYRVLNKELELEAAPPRPEETLTRVASTLEIADDVRARAGELISALRAVKAGSGCNPAGIAAGCLYVAVCEFSQSITQHEIAAAAGVTAVTLRARAEDLKQVEPKTTESSLGDCGYDRPST
- a CDS encoding SWIM zinc finger family protein; translated protein: MKPADTLRELAPATRVLKRATYEAFEFDVVANGVRIRNASYANPAAHEYIVSLAGGIPATCSCPADANFDGPCKHRVAVAIRGPVLAAAQQRVARPVVADGGEKTVAGTDADEQSTNPSDGAREHSASDEPTDCACADLDGFPCWPCVNAGRRELPE
- a CDS encoding sugar phosphate nucleotidyltransferase; translated protein: MSIDSAVILAAGEGQRLRPLTKYRPKPMLPAGNRPILEYVFDALVDGGIDNLHVVVGYEGDRVQDYFGPTYRDRSLTYHKQEKQLGSGHALLQARDALEGDFLAVNGDEIVEAETINAVVNAHSVDDSCTLAIAESAEAPMYGAVILDGDRVSELIEKPGSGSYRLLNAGVYAFGPSFFSALENADQTNGELALTEGISDIIDRGGHVRGVKIDGLHSEVTYPWDLTSLACKLLADGRISEPETAPGLYVSESASVADEAILYKPVVIGPDTVVEPGAVVGPYTAIGQNASVEAGAVVRRTVLDADTRIGANATIIDSITGQGAEIGAGVTAPGGLADVRVNNQIHENERLGCVLADRAHIRGGATILPGLLVGPGADIGVGVTLHRSVDENTEVQG
- the glmS gene encoding glutamine--fructose-6-phosphate transaminase (isomerizing): MCGIIGCVGHHDDTLDVVLDGLETLEYRGYDSAGVALVDDSIDVQKKQGRLEALRTEIAKRDVTPTGDVGIGHTRWSTHGPPTDANAHPHTDEAGQVAVVHNGIIENYQSLRDELEAEGVTFTSDTDTEVIPHLFAAYLETDLSTELAFHRTLERIDGSYAIAAVVAGDDRIFATRNDSPLVLGIGENQYYLASDVPAFLEYTRDVVYLDDGDVAIIDADGWDVTDGDGESVDKEVSTVTWSAEQTGKSGYEHYMLKEINEQPTALRQGLSGRLDELAGDITVEELDDVGFPETVHFVACGTSYHAALYGVELFREVGVPAQAFLASEYATGPAPIPEDGLIVGVTQSGETADTLSALREAQGRGAKTLALTNVVGSTAARECDHALYIRSGPEIGVAATKTFSSQLTALNLLAETIADNTRGSRDLVLALRDVPSDIQQVLDETTAEAIVDEYVDNESFFFIGRGLHFPVALEGALKFKEITYEHAEGFASGELKHGPLALVTSNTPVFAIVTGNDERARKTIGNVKEVEARDAPVIAVTDGQSDVERYADHVLEIPETHQRTAPMLANVQLQLVAYHMANQLGRSIDKPRNLAKSVTVE
- a CDS encoding NAD-dependent epimerase/dehydratase family protein encodes the protein MEDTKVLITGGTGFIGSNLANTLAETNDVIALDNGYLGTPDNLNDDVEYVEADVLDDDLPTDVDVVFHLAALSSRQMLEENPRQGARVNIEGFINVVEQAHADGCDTIVYASTSSAYGSRTEPSPEDMDLEASTGYDASMLGRERYAEYYNDFYDDLAVAGARFFSVYQGYGGNEGHKGEYANTVSQFTDEIANGQSPVLWGDGSQTRDFTHVDDIVRGLESMADHRLNDVYNLGTGEPYSFNEMIELINDALGTDVEPEYEPIPLENYVHDTCADITKIREATGWEPQISFEEGVKRVCEPYLDE
- the aglF gene encoding UTP--glucose-1-phosphate uridylyltransferase AglF; translation: MQAVVLAAGEGTRLRPLTEDKPKGMVEVNGAPILTHCFDNLIELGASELIVVVGYMKEKIIEYYDDEYEGIPITYAHQREQNGLAHALLTVEEHIDDDFMLILGDNVFEANLGDVVRRQREDRADAAFLVEEVEWEEASRYGVCDTNKYGEIVDVVEKPEEPPSNLVMTGFYTFSPAIFHACHLVQPSNRNEYEISDAVDLLIKSGRTIDAIALDGWRMDIGYPEDRDEAEERLAESGEAEA